One Papaver somniferum cultivar HN1 chromosome 10, ASM357369v1, whole genome shotgun sequence genomic window carries:
- the LOC113317022 gene encoding uncharacterized protein LOC113317022, which translates to MNVHNTHPKSELERYLLDDCEASTKEFDILAWWQANSTKYKVLSLMAKDILAIPVSPLLRNLHSVLENAFLLHGEARYLPGQLKHFSVRKAGCINLSLLISYVTTSLMTIPTLKMKFWGRMKIKEIGLRDGWTAVF; encoded by the exons ATGAATGTTCACAATACTCATCCAAAGTCAGAGCTTGAAAGGTATTTGCTTGATGACTGTGAAGCATCTACCAAGGAGTTTGATATTCTAGCAtggtggcaggctaatagtaCCAAGTATAAG GTACTATCACTAATGGCAAAGGATATTTTAGCAATACCAGTGTCCCCGTTGCTTCGGAATCTGCATTCAGTACTGGAAAACGCATTCTTACTCCATGGAGAAGCTCGCTATCTGCCAGGACAGTTGAAGCACTTCTCTGTACGCAAAGCTGGTTGCATAaacctatctctcttgatttcCTATGTGACTACGTCCCTGATGACAATTCCAACATTGAAGATG aaattttgGGGAAGGATGAAGATTAAGGAGATTGGCTTGAGAGATGGATGGACTGCAGTCTTTTAG